GTCCACGGTCCGGAACGCCGGTGCCGAGGCCGTCCTGCTCACCTCGGTCACGAGCTGGGCGAGCGGTCTCGGGCGGGACGCGGGTGCCGAGCGCCCACTGCTCCCCTCGGACTGGTCCCTCATCGAGGGTGTGAACGACTGGCTCGGCGAGGGGCGCTGGACCACCCGACCGCTCCGCGGTGTCCTCCTGCCGGAACTCCACGAGGAACTCACGGGCCACACGCCCCGGTCCGCCGTCACCCGCACGGCGGCGGGGACCTGGTCGACCGGTGGGCACCTGCCCGTCGCGGGCCTGACGGCGCCGGGCCTGACCTGGTTGTGGGAGGTCGAGCACAACGGTCCCTGGCGGTGGGAGGTCGGCGAGCACGTCTCCGACTGCTACGTCGCGGTGTCCGGGCCGACGGACCGCGACCACCAGTGGTCGGTGTCGCTGGAGCCCGGTGACACGTTCACGACGGTGCCGGCGACCGTGGCGCTGGGCCGGGACCTGCCGACCGCGGCGGCTGCGATGGCCGCAGCCCGGCGGCGGAACCGTCTGCCGCACGCCGAGAACACGGTGCCGACGATCGTCTTCAACGACTACATGAACACCCTCGACGGCGATCCCACCACCGACAAGCTCCTGCCCCTCGTGGCCGCGGCCGGCCGTGTCGGCGTGGACACGTTCTGCATCGATGCCGGCTGGTACTCGGACACCGCGGACTGGTGGGACACCGTCGGAGCGTGGGAGCCGTCGCGCACCCGCTTCCCGAACGGGCTCCGCGAGGTCGTCGAGGCGATCCGGGACGCCGGCATGACGCCGGGCCTGTGGCTCGAGCCCGAGGTGGTCGGGGTCGGCAGCCCGGTCGCCGACCGCCTGCCACCCGAGGCGTTCCTGCAGCGCCGTGGCCATCGTGTCGAGGAGCACGACCGGTACCATCTCGACCTCCGGCACCCCGCGGCCCGCGCGCACCTCGACGCCGTCGTGGACCGCCTGGTCGCGGAGTTCGGCATCGGCTTCTTCAAGCTGGACTACAACATCGACGGCGGTCCGGGCACCGACCGGGCGACGGACAGCGTCGGCGCCGGACTGCTCGAACACAACCGGGCGCACCTCACCTGGCTCGAGGGCGTGCTCGCGCGCCACCCGGACCTGGTGCTCGAGAACTGCGCGTCCGGCGCGATGCGCGCGGACCCCGCCGTGCTCGCGCGGACGCAGCTCCAGTCGACGTCGGACCAGCAGGACCCGCTGCTGTACCCGCCCATCGCAGCATCCGCGAGCCTGTCGGTGCTGCCCGAGCAGGCGGCGAACTGGGCCTACCCGCAGCCGGACCTGTCCGACGAGCAGAACGTCTTCACCCTGGTCACCGGGCTCGCCGGACGGTTCTACCTGTCCGGGCACCTGGACGGCATGACGGACGACCAGACGGCCCGGGTCCGCGAGGCAGTCGACGCCGCGCGGTCCCTCCACCGGGACCTCACCGACGCGGAGCCGTCCTGGCCCCTCGGCCTGCCCGGGTGGACCGACCGCTGGGTCGCGGCCGCCCGGCACACCCCGTCCCGCACGGTCGTCTCCGTCTGGGACCGGGGAGACGGCCCGGACGAGACCGTCCTGCACTTCCCGACGCTCGCCGGCCACGCCTGCTCCGTCTCCACGATCTTCCCGCGCGACCTGCCCGGATGGCAGGCCGCGTGGGACGCCGACACCGGCACCCTGTCGGTCCGCACCACCGTCACCACCCCGACGGCTCGGACCTTCTCCCTCACTCCGACGGCGCCGTCGGCGTGAGACACGAACACCTCGCAGCACCCCCACTCGACGAACACCTCACACCAAGGACGAACATGAAGCACGCATGGAAGGGCGCCGTCGCCGTCGCCGCCGTGGCGGCAGCGCTCCTCACCGGCTGCAGCGACCCCGGATCCGGCACCACGACCGGCTCCGGCTCGGTCACCTGGCCGTCGCAGACCGCCGACCTGAAGGGCACCACGCTCACGATCTGGGCCGCGCAGAACTCGAACAAGACCGCCGACTCGGTGATCAGCGGGTTCGAGAAGGCCACCGGCGCGACCGTCAAGGTCGTCACCATCCCGGACCCCTACGAGCAGGGCGTCCAGACCAAGGTCGCGACGGGCGACAAGCCGGACCTGGCGTTCTGGCAACCCACCGCGTCGGAGCTCACCTCGCTCAACGCGAAGCAGAACCTCCAGTCGCTCGAGGGCGCGCCGTGGACGTCGAAGTACACCGCGAACCTCGCCGACATCACCGGCAAGCTCGACGGCACCCGCTACGCGGCGCTCGT
The Curtobacterium citreum genome window above contains:
- a CDS encoding glycoside hydrolase family 36 protein, with the protein product MPQFDWTPQGVHLAFRHDEDRPLRVTRFVGRGADACLGDDVPLVEVLAVGSGHTLSNDRLVQTSIGAALRYRSHDEPAADTLVVHLGTEGTTPAVEVDVTLRAVDGAVRCVSTVRNAGAEAVLLTSVTSWASGLGRDAGAERPLLPSDWSLIEGVNDWLGEGRWTTRPLRGVLLPELHEELTGHTPRSAVTRTAAGTWSTGGHLPVAGLTAPGLTWLWEVEHNGPWRWEVGEHVSDCYVAVSGPTDRDHQWSVSLEPGDTFTTVPATVALGRDLPTAAAAMAAARRRNRLPHAENTVPTIVFNDYMNTLDGDPTTDKLLPLVAAAGRVGVDTFCIDAGWYSDTADWWDTVGAWEPSRTRFPNGLREVVEAIRDAGMTPGLWLEPEVVGVGSPVADRLPPEAFLQRRGHRVEEHDRYHLDLRHPAARAHLDAVVDRLVAEFGIGFFKLDYNIDGGPGTDRATDSVGAGLLEHNRAHLTWLEGVLARHPDLVLENCASGAMRADPAVLARTQLQSTSDQQDPLLYPPIAASASLSVLPEQAANWAYPQPDLSDEQNVFTLVTGLAGRFYLSGHLDGMTDDQTARVREAVDAARSLHRDLTDAEPSWPLGLPGWTDRWVAAARHTPSRTVVSVWDRGDGPDETVLHFPTLAGHACSVSTIFPRDLPGWQAAWDADTGTLSVRTTVTTPTARTFSLTPTAPSA